The nucleotide sequence ATTTTTGTAACAGTGCATTTAGATATTGCCgctattatatttgtatatatgtatacttaAATACTCTACTTGTATCTTTTGATAACTCAAGTAAGAGTCACGTACACTCATGTATTGTTAGAAGTATTGCGGCTACATTGAGTTTTGGCTATCTAGTTATAAATTGTTTGTATTCGTAATTAGTTGGATAAATGTTCTTTTCGTTTCACCAAAGGTTTTAAGGGTTTGAATTGCTTGAACATATTCATCTCAACTATGATTGCTAGGTCAAAGTTTTATTAGCTCAAAAGAACTTGTACAGAAGATTTATTCAAATCACCTAAAATCAAAACCTTGACCTTGTGCATATCAGTACCTAAGGTTCAAAAACATGACCAAAGATCGATCTAAGTTTAGCTTATATTTGTGCTCGAATGTGAAACTCGAACTAAAGCTTGATTAATTTCGTGTCAATTGCTTTTATATATTCCTTCCGTCTCAAATCTATTGTCTAGTTTTAACTTTAGAGGTCTTTTCTTCCAGCTTTTACTTTAAATTATTTTTATGCGTTAAATAATACTTGATGAACGTTATACcgttaaaaatatattaaaaaaccAATCCACTGATATAAATTTCATCGAATAATATATtacaaacaaaaatatttaaagtcaaagttggaaGAAAAAGACCTCTAAAGTCAAAAcaggacaatagatttgggacggaggggTATGTTGTTTTGTCAAAAGTGTATATTGGCAGGGACACTTTAACTCCATATATAACGAGGAACGATGATCGAACCCGCGTCAATACGTGGCAAGACTCTCTCATATATGGGCCCAGCTTCAAAGGCAACTGGTATGGCTCGTTGGTCTTTTATATATGTTGTTTGTGACAAAAGAATGACTTTTTTCGTTTGTATAAGGTTAACTGAATAGGGAGAAATTTGTTGCATTTGTGAAAACAGAATTATGGGTGTAGGTTCTTTGACTCAATATTTTGCAGGGATTTTGATAACCTTGGGCAGTTGGGCATATGTctattataagtatttatttataaCATATAGAGATATAGAGATAGAGATTTCAATGGTTGCTTTGAACGTACAGTTTTATCTTTAGTATTTtagatttaattaataattaataatgagaaCCATTAGATAATTGACTCCATATTTATTCGTGGCAATTTCATATTTCCCCCTCATAAACTTACAAAATTACATATGTCTCCAAATATGCATTAAAATCCTTATACTTTGTGAATTGAAAAATTGTATTTTGGGAAAATATGTAATTCATGGGTTTAGGAGGGATAAATATGATAAAATCCCTCAAATTAAAGATCCAAATTTTTTACTTTTGATAATAACCCCACAAAAGTGTGAGTTAACGCGGGAAATTAACACCAACGAATTAGTTGAAAGATAAAAAGAGAGAGAGTTTCAATCTTTTTTATTCCGGTGGCCGGAAAGAGAGAACCCCCTTTTGatttgtgtttgtgtgtgtgtgtttctggTTGCAAATATTATGCAACCTAGAAATAACATCATCACAATCCTACAATAAAGGGGTTTTTTCTTTCTCGTGCCCAGTTTTGCTATACGTATCTTTttacaaatattgatattgataagaaGAATTTTATCTCTCATTTTGTATTGTTAAAATAACTAAATTTGAAAATGGTGGATAGTTCGTTGTCATTAAATTGTGCAACTGCTGGTTTACATGATGCATATGTTGATAGAGAGATATTTTTGAATATATATGATCTAACTCCTATTAATGCTTACAGCATTTGGTttggaatcggtgttttccatactGGTATTGAAGGTGATAATAATTTGATCATATTTTTCAATTCTTTGATTTTTTGCTGGTTTTGTATTTGCATATGATGGTTGAATATGTTATTCTTTCAATTATTTCATTGTAGTGTATGGCATGGAATACGCATTTGGCGCGCACAATTATTCGATTAGTGGAGTATTTGAAGTCGAACCAAGAAGTTGTCCCGGTTTCATCTACAGATGTTCAATTTCTCTCGGGCATTTAAATATGTCGGCTTCAGAATTTAGAGAATTTATCGAGACCATGGCTTCGAATTACCATGGGGACACGTATCACCTAATTTCCAAAAATTGCAATCATTTTACTGACGATATCTGTCAGAGGTTAACCGGCAGACGAATTCCCGGATGGATTAATCGGTTAGCAAAGCTAGGTACGAAAAACAACATTCTGTATTGTTTGAATTAAAGAAAGTTGTGTCGATTATGTATGACTTAGTTACTACTGATTTTGGATGACTATTTCAGGTTCCTTCTTCAGTTGTCTGCTTCCTGATAGTCTTGATGCAACTACTGTTAAACAGATGCCAGAGTATCATACATATGGTACGTGTCTTGTGTTTCTTCAATTTTCTATGTACACCTTTTTTTTGAAAGGCGGTTAGGAGTCACTGACGGGGCACGAATGCGTTGTCGGAACGCACTCACCCGATCATTTCCTTGGTCGAACTATTAGTCTATTACAGTCCTACTGCCCCTCAGGAGGAATCCGTATGGGCATCGCGTGAGGTGAAAACCCCGCTGGTGAGGTTCGAACGCAAGACGTCCGCAACCTCCGAAGCCCATGGAATGGGCGGGTAACAACACGAGAATTTTTGCAGCGAATGGGAGTTGAACTCCTGACCTCCCATGCTGGTCCATATGGGAAGTTACCACTACTGCGCCAACTCGTTGTTGTTTTTATGCACGCCTTTACTTCCACCATTCGAGGTTTAATTAGAGACCTTTTCCAAATAAAAAACTTTTCGGGTCTAAAGGTGATTTTCCTTAAACTTTTTCAAAATCTAGTCTTTTACATTAAGACATTCGTTAAAGCCGTTGTGAGAAAGAAAATAAGCAATTAAATAGTTATAGATTGAAATATCATTTTTAGGCGGTGTTATAAACTTGTGTTTCTGATAAATATATAGATGATGTTGGGAGTGATTCTGGGTCAAATGGGAGTAGTCAAGATGCATCAGAAAGTGACGAGGCTGATCAAAAAGTCCGGCTTTCAAATGCGAGTAGTCAAAATGTTGAAATAGCTTTTATTAAAGGGATCTCAAGGTAATATGCTTGTAGTTTTGGTGTGCAGTTGTAACTGAGTGTATATGTTATCCTTTGTGATTATCATACTAACGATGGTTGTACAAGTTACCAGATGAACATGCTCGTAAACACGAAACGAGGAACGATTGTTgttgttctattttttttttctctttctgaTCATGTCTGTTGTTCATGCAAGTATGGTGTATCATACGGAGTACAATCATTCTACTACATCTCTTGGATTAAAAAgttttggtgattttagtgtcatccaacattCATTTTAGTGATTTGGGATTTAATTGAATGCAAGAGTTAGCTAGCTATACTTaacaacgggttcggagagtgtggagtacacgctcgTAAAAATTGGCTACTAATTGCCGCGCaaaatgcgggggtcaagggggccCCCTTGCGGgatccaaggggcagcgcccctggcggagtggcggggtccaaggggcagcgccccgaaACCTCAACCGAAAAGTCATCATTCGTTTTAATGAAAAGGTGTCTTCCAACTAATTTTCCCGTCAAAACTGGAGAGTTATGACTCTTCATTTAACTGTTGAAAATAGACATTTTTTTGGTTTTTTTCCAACAAAATTTTTTTGCATTCAGAAACACATACAAAAACACACAGATTCTCTAATTCGTGATTTTGATTTCTTCTTGATTGGAAACAAAATCGTTCTTGTCTTATTCCAATTAGAATTTCGTGTTATTCCGAGGCTTGTGAGCACGATTCAGGAACCAATCTGATTATCTGTTTTCATACCCGTTTTCTAACATAGTCATTCTTGACCTTGACCCGTTATCCAAGTTTTGCAGTTTTTTTGTTAGATAAAAGGGGGTCACATGTGTAATTAAACATGATATTGTACCTTCTCACAAAATGCTAGccctattatttattatttatttatattggaACTGCAAAATTCATTAAACATAAACAAGCGGCTCTCTAGCAAGGAACTAGAAGAGCATTAGAGTGTTCCCAAGACATACTTCCTCCCCAGGACTAGCCGCCACATCAACACTTTCTTCCGAGGACTAATCCAGGATTACTAATAACGACATACTTCCTCACATAAATTGGGACCCACTATTAATTAAATGTACAAGTTCAAAAGCAAAAAGTACTAATCCCTTATACACTGCCTCCGGTCCACAAATATTTCATAGAAACACGAAACGAGGGACGAAATGCAGGGCGGCAACCTGGGTGGATGGCTGGGCGTAGCGCTGCCATCGGAGCCCAGGTGGGCGAAGGGCTGGGCTGGAAGGAAGGTAGAAGCGATGAGAGCACTCTTACAAGGGACATAAAAGCCAAGTGCTCCAATTTAAAAATAGTTTAGCCCGAAAGCGAAGCCAAACAAACGAAAAATACTTAATCGAATCTACAAGATTACATTTCTTCACGGACTTATCATTGAATAAAGAATAATTCCGAAAACGCCAAATCATCCAATGAGTCGTAGCCATTATTGACAACAATCGGTCTTTCGAGTCTGAAGAAGCAAAGCCGGATTCAATCTGGCTCAATACCTCCTGCCATTAAGAGAACATCTGAAGCGGCCTATCGATCCAAATAAAAATGGCACGCCATACCTCTTGGCTCTCGCGCAAGAGTGCatagataaaaaaaaatatggGAGTTACTTTCAACATTATTGTTACAAGAAACACATCACATGTATTTCTAATCCTCGCCTCGATAAATTAAGCCGATGTGGTAGTCctattatatttatattctaaACGTTATATAGTCTTAAGATAAAGGAATGCTGTCGTGTAGAATGTCACTAGTTATTAAATTGATTTTCGTATGCATAAGCATGAACTAGCAAGGATTTATCTATGAACTGATGTTGATTATAATATTGATTTATTTTTTCTGAAAGGCAAGCaataatattgatttatttatgtgagaAAGGTTTTAGGTTTGGTTGGTTAGATTATCGGGGACTATATAGTTAGTCGTGTAGAGTGAGACTTTAAATCTAACATTCAAAGTGTATTTCATATGATGTGGTCATGTAACACATTAGCGAATTTCACATCCGTTGTAGACATGAGATTTATCATAATTATAAGGTATCACATTCTTACCAAACACATTACATTAGCGAATTTCACATCCACCGTAGACATGTGATTTATCATAATGATAAGGTATCACATTCTTACCAAACACAACGCATTTTGAGACTACAAACACATCAGATCCCGTGAGAACATAAGTAGTATTAGGATTGATCACCTCCTAGGAAATGCTCGTGTGGTTGCCAGGAAAAGCCATGCACTTGCAAACAAAGCAGCTAATATTGTATAAATAGTAAATGCATAATTACAATGAATTTATCGAATGCAACGGTGAAAATTTAACTTTTTCATAGATAAATTGGTAAGAATTTGTACGTATGATGATTCTTATATCAATACGCATAAAGAAGTTTCATCAACGTATACGTATTGCAAAATTTATAATGTATTTAATAAACTTAAagtttttatatatatcaaatttgtaataaatgtatgtataaaagAACTAAACATTATGTTTAATTAACGAGTGTTAATGTCAATTTTTAATATAACTCCGTAATATCTAAagatattactccgtaatatttaacaAAATTTCAGAATGTTATGTGTGATAAATGAACACACACTAGTTAAATCGATTTTCGTagaggaatttttttttttgattttttgtcAGTTGGTTGAGTTTCCGCCTCATCTTTCTCTCTGTCGTCAAGCCACACATGCCGCGAGTATGGTGGTTGTGTATTATACTTTATGGTTGGTTATGTAGTTATTTGGGTTTGGTGGTCGTGACTTGGTTGGGTGTTGATTTATTAATGTTATCTGATGTTCCGGCTTATGGTGTGTTTGATAAAACTAAATAATTTAGCGTTGAATGGTTAATAATATGAATGATTCAGAGTCTCTGATGAACTTGGTTCTGAATGAAATAAGAAGTCCgataatcattttgaatgaacGATATTAAAtgagtaaaattaccttattaacatGTTACACGAATAAGAAAATCAATATAATTGTTTGTTATGTATTCTGGATATGACTTGAAGAGGATATTACATTAATTTTAtgtgcttaatggttaagagagtgtttcaactctgaatgattcaacactgaatgctgaaccattcagcatcatatgtcattcagaggtgagAAACAAACGCGTTGCATGTTGAATGTTCAGCATTCATCGGTGAACCATTcagttaagaggtaaacaaacgcacccttagtgACCTCACATATTAGTCATTTTCGGTCGTACATGTAGGAATGGGTTGTTGCTCGTTCCGGATTTTGCCTCGTGTGTGTGGTCGTAGTTATTTTTCGGGTGACAGTGGTCTATGCAATTAGTGTGTTTATTACTATAGTTTTTGTTTGTCCATATCTCTCACTCCTCACATctctccctttttttttttttttttttatctacccGTTCTATTCACTTCTCGTTCGTCACTTCTTCCGTTTGTTCTTTCACTTTATCTCGATCGTTAAGTCTTTATTAACCCCAGTATCCTTTAGTGAAGATCAACAGTGTTTCTTTCGGCTTTTGTTGTACCTTAGGTCCTCAATTCTCTTCAAGGAGTTTGGCTACCGTCAGATGTTGTTGTTGCCGGTTTGGGTGATTTTTCCTTTTTCGAGATGTTTGTTCATGTGTTTTTTTAGCAATGGTTTAGACTTTAGAAAGTTTGGTGACGATTTTAGGTAATTTCTTTAGTCTATTAAGGATCGCCTCAATTTTATGTAAGCCTTATTTTTTGAAAAAGCATATACACACATCCATTTTGTTCATAACGCTACTCAAACTCGCAATGTTAAAAGTTGAAGAGTTCTCCTATGTCAAAAGCATTTAGACCATTCACAGTGGTGATGGACGTGATAGGGTGTGATGAGTGTTTTTATGGGGTATAGTGGTGATTTGGCAAAGGTGATGgcgtgatggagtttgtagtggtatggggtgatggttgtgtgatggagttattttattatttttattgatttaattaaattataaaaggaTTTATTAAATTGTGATTGGGTAAAATCCCCATCACCTCCCATTTGTCTTCCGTGATGCAAGCATAACGCCAACACTTTTTCTCTTCCATCACGTCCCATAGTAGCGTGATGGGGGCGTGATGGAGCCAAAATTTGTCCCATAACGCTTCGATAAGAATGGTCTTAATTAGTtgagttttttttatttaaaaaattgtACTCCGTACTAAATATAGAATGATAATGTAAATAAAAGTGAGTAGGGCCCACAAGCTCCTTGTGCCCTAATTCAAGATTTATATCTTCCCTCTTTCACCGGTCTTCCAATCGCTGTTTTCTTCTATCTCCCTCCATAACTAACACAAACACATAAACCCTTACAATTCAATCAATCTTTTTTATCTTTAACAatccaaataaataaataaataagcataataaaaaaTGGGAACGACCGCAAACGGAACATCAGCCGCCGCCGACAAGGCAACATCGACCAGCAATGGTAACGCCACCGTCGACAAAGGTGTCGATTTCGCTAATTATTTCTGCACTTACGCCTTTCTTTACCACCAAAAGGAGATGCTTTCTGACCGTGTTCGTATGGACGCTTATTACAACTCTGTTTTCAAAAACAAACATCACTTCATTGGCAAAGTATGTTTCTTTTTTTATCTTTctttactttttaatttttttattaattatatttttagttATTTAATTGTTTCATTATAATTTTTTCGGTTCTTTTTTTTTCTAATGctgtatttattaaattaatgtactttgtgttcaatttcaccTGTTGGGTTATTACGGAAGCTTAatttttattacttttttttatatatatataaaaagtgacATTTTTATACAAAAAGTGTGATTCTTGATAGTTGATTTATGCGTTTTACAAGTTAATAACATAATAGTGAGTTTTAGGGTTTACATATTTTAATGTGCTACTCCAGGTTAAACCTATTAGCTCGGTTCTAAAGTTTTATAAGCTTATATAATTTTATACTTATTGTATATTGCACCTCATAAGCTCAAGTTGCTAATTGTTTTGTTCTTGATTTTAATAAGCACAAAAGCTATAAAAATAAGCTTACTCAATGGAATCAGTACTGCAATTCTGCCATGGATGCATTTAAATAAATGGAGTACTAATttgcttatattattttaaaaaaatttagttttaagTTGTAGTGCTTAATGGTATTAGAGTAAGGTGCTAAAAAATCAAACCTTTGTGAGTTTGAATTGTTGTGTTATTGTAAAAAAAATTGGATGAGAATAAGATGGAAATTATGGAAGTGGAACTAAAATGTTGAGTCGGTGGAACAGACTGTGTTGGATGTAGGAACAGGGAGTGGTATATTAGCAATTTGGTGCGCTCAAGCTGGTGCAAAGAAGGTATATGCTGTTGAAGCTACTAAAATGGCTGAACATGCACGCCAGCTTGTTAGAGCGAATAACCTTCATGATGTGGTTGAAGTGATCGAGGGTTCAATAGAAGATATAACATTGCCTGAGAAAGGTTAGTGTTATATACTTATATACCTAGAGGTGATAATATTGACCCATTTATTACGTTATGTGAGGTCAAAATGAAACCGTCAGAAAACTCAACTAGAAAGAAAATGACTCAAATGAGTTGTAATTTTAATCTTATATGATCActatatgaatatgattatgaagatAAATGTAAAAGGAAGTAAACAATGTGTTTGGGTCATTCCAACCCGTTTTGACCCATCTGTTAGTCAACCTGCTTGATCCGGCCATTTTGCCATTGCTGTAAATGTTGTTTATACACCTGCTTGAATTCCTCTTTTGTTGACTTATGTTTTGTTCCATCTCATACTGAAACGAATGAACAGTTGATGTAATAATCTCTGAGTGGATGGGATACTTTCTTCTGCGTGAATCTATGTTTGATTCTGTAATATGTGCTCGTGATCGATGGCTGAAACCAACTGGAGTTATGTAAGTAATTGAATAAGTTTCCAAATCAAAAAATTATATATGTTACTGTATATTCTTATTCGAGAAACCGTTATAGGTTTGACATTGACTCTTTAAATTTATTGTGTGTTTTATAGGTATCCAAGCCATGCTCGTATGTGGTTGGCGCCTATCAGATCAGGATTAGCAGATCATAAAATGAGTGATTATGAAGGATGTATGGATGATTGGCATGGTTTTGTGAAGGAAACTAACACTTATTATGGTGTTGATATGAGTGTTTTGACCAAACCCTTTTCCGAAGAGCAGAAAAAGTACTACTTGCAGGTTAGGATATATGTTAATTAatatttgatttttattttttcttATAATTAAACAGAGTTATATAATTTTTGTATATTTGTGTAGAATTCCTTGTGGAACAATTTGCATCCAAATCAAGTTGTAGGAACTGCAGCCATTTTAAAAGAGATTGATTGTTTAACGGTTACTGTTGAAGATATTCTCAAAATTGAAGCTACAGTTTCTTCAACAATCACAAAAGAGGACACGAGGCTATGTGGATTTGGTGGCTGGTTTGATGTTCATTTTAATGTGAGTTGATTTTTTCCGAATCATCATGTGTTAACTAGTCTTGGTGCCTAGCTAAACTGTAGACGTGTCAATCTTGACGTGTATACTTATTAATGGGTCGTTCGAATAGGTAAGCCTATATACCTAGTGGAGTAAACTAACAGGTAAACATGTCAAATGAGTTGAAAATCAAATGCGTAACAAAATACCCCTTTAAATACCATTATTTTAAAAGGTTAGGGTGTAGGAATGGCAATTAACACTCGATACTGATGGGGAAAATCAAACCCGGAATACTTGGGGCAGGTTTGGATGCAGGTTGGTGGGCTTGGATGTGATTTCCGTATTTGGTGTATTTTGGTGTGGTGATGGGTTTGTATGTAACCATATCCATACCCGTTTACCGGTATTCGTATCCATACTCGTTTGCCAGTATCCATATCCATACCCTTTTACGCAGTATCCATACCTGCCTAATTATTATTTTTTAGATcatgtttttatataatatatcatcAGTTTAATAAAATTGCTTGTGTATAAGATTAATAACTTCCACATTAATGTTATACCAATTTTTATACACGCTTTTTTGTTTGGCCTAAGTTACATAAACGGGTATAAACGAAACCGCTGCAGATAAACACTAAAAATCGTTGGGTAACACTGATTATTGGGCCGGGTATGAGTATAGATATCATAAACCTGTTTGGGTACAGATACACCAAAGCACGGCCCGACCCCATCTATTTGCTAATAATATAATCTTTCTAATTGTTACAGTAACATTCTTTACGGTTAAAGATGTTTTTATGTGTCACCTAACCCATTCGTGGGTACACTCAAATAATATACTTGTTTTAATCATCACCCAACTTGCCCGACCCACCCGTTTTGCTACCTATACCCAACTGAGATGTCTATGTTTTGTGTTGTTATTATAGGGAAGGAAGGAGAATCCTGCTGAGTGTGAAGTCGAGTTGACAACAGCTCCCAGCGTGGATGATGGCACCCATTGGGGCCAACAGGTAATAACCAACATTTACTAAAactttttcatattttttttttccagatttttatttatattttatatgcaATATATGCAGGTCTTTCTGTTGCATCCTCCTGTCCGTGTCAACGAAAAGGACGAAGTTCTCCTTAATTTTTCAATGAGCCGTTCAGATGAAAATCACCGTTTGATGAATGTTGATCTTGGTTATCAAATTAAGTTGTCATCTGGCAAGATGTTGGCACCTGTCAGAAATAAGTTCTATATAGAATGACGCCAAACATACCAACGAATATACACTATTCTACGGTACGTTATGACATTATTTAAAACCTGCTTGGAACTTTTTCATGTAATGTATGTTGTATGGTTTCGagtctcttattattattactatcattatcgttaattataattattattttattactacgTATTATTTTTTGCTTAATGTAAAAACCTAATTTTGTTTCAGATCTTAAAATTTTGTTTTTTCTTCTAATAGAGTTTTTACTGCAATTTTTTGCTGTTTTTTTAGTTTACACCATT is from Rutidosis leptorrhynchoides isolate AG116_Rl617_1_P2 chromosome 10, CSIRO_AGI_Rlap_v1, whole genome shotgun sequence and encodes:
- the LOC139871752 gene encoding uncharacterized protein — protein: MISTGDGGSAGAADGDGGGNFTLLRTLVKGAAVTIGGIFSVTVLSSTAVTLFTLHKKDKFGSKNARSCDVCRGNGFYMCKLCKGNATIEWSPLYDPVYINPCLCPTCDGHRIQRCLNCLGSGFVQQAKVYIGRDTLTPYITRNDDRTRVNTWQDSLIYGPSFKGNCIWFGIGVFHTGIEVYGMEYAFGAHNYSISGVFEVEPRSCPGFIYRCSISLGHLNMSASEFREFIETMASNYHGDTYHLISKNCNHFTDDICQRLTGRRIPGWINRLAKLGSFFSCLLPDSLDATTVKQMPEYHTYDDVGSDSGSNGSSQDASESDEADQKVRLSNASSQNVEIAFIKGISR
- the LOC139872586 gene encoding protein arginine N-methyltransferase PRMT10-like gives rise to the protein MGTTANGTSAAADKATSTSNGNATVDKGVDFANYFCTYAFLYHQKEMLSDRVRMDAYYNSVFKNKHHFIGKTVLDVGTGSGILAIWCAQAGAKKVYAVEATKMAEHARQLVRANNLHDVVEVIEGSIEDITLPEKVDVIISEWMGYFLLRESMFDSVICARDRWLKPTGVMYPSHARMWLAPIRSGLADHKMSDYEGCMDDWHGFVKETNTYYGVDMSVLTKPFSEEQKKYYLQNSLWNNLHPNQVVGTAAILKEIDCLTVTVEDILKIEATVSSTITKEDTRLCGFGGWFDVHFNGRKENPAECEVELTTAPSVDDGTHWGQQVFLLHPPVRVNEKDEVLLNFSMSRSDENHRLMNVDLGYQIKLSSGKMLAPVRNKFYIE